TGATTTACAGTGTAATTTACTATGTACTTGCAATGTAATTACATCATTTGTCTACATCTTTTTACACTGTAATTTATGAGGAATTCACACAGGAAATTTCTAGGATATAAGACTAGTTACATGGGGATTTTAATTGTAATTTTTTAGGATTTACAGTGGAAATTTGACTAGGTTCCTGAATGTTTCTGATGTTGATCTCTCCCCTCTGTTTTTGTAGATGAAGGAAATTCCCTTAGATTTTTGTCAATGTAAGAGGTGAAGAGAGATGATGCAGAGGAGTTGGTGTACGACTGTTTTGCTGACTTGTGGATCGTGTTGTTCATTTCCTTCTTGGTGATCATCAGGTACATCCCCCTCTCCCAATTTTGTGTTTCCTCTTTGTTCTTCTCCTCCTCCCCGATCTGCCATGGCCGCCTCTCCCTTTTTCATGGGCGTCTCCAGATTTGTCTAGCCCTGTTAGGTGAGATCTGTCTAGTGGTTGAGGGGGAGGGGCGTGTTTTGTGGAGGGGGTTTGGCCTTTGCGTGCGTTGCAAGCTTTGTTGGCATGTGTTTTCGTGGTCCCTAATCAGGAGGGGGGTTTGTTGTCCAGGACGAACCGGGTGGGATGTTTACCTGACCCGTTTAGGCgttcatttttttctttctagtGATTTCCCTGCTAATACAGTTGTAATGTGTTGATTGGTCAGGAAATTTGACTGTTTTCAAATAGACAGTCCCAAAAAAAATCTAAAGGACATCCCGAGTAATTTATTCATCCATGAGGGAGGACATACAAACCAACAAAAGTAACCAGAAGCATACAAGTGTCGACTCATCGGACATCATCAGTCCCAAACACACACAGTCCGTTCATATACTGACCATCACTGGCCTCAAAGACAGATAGATCAGCAGGCATATCTTCACAGCAACCTGTTGAGtaagtcgtcgacggtggtgtACTTGACGTCAGGGTACAGCTCGCTCGCCTCCACGCCGAACGACGGCGCGATCTCGATGTTGGTCTGGTCCCCCTTGATGTACGACGCGTGGCCGATCGAGAAGATGATGTTCATCGGGATTGGCGCCTCTGTAGTAGTGTACACAAAGATAAATTGATATATCAGGACGGCCTAGTACGTATCCCGCGTGAATGAATGTACTGTATAAAGCTAGTATCCTAACCTTGGATCTGCTTGAGGACGGCGTCCTCGGGGACGTACACCCTCTGGAacgtcttgccggtcttcttctcccACAGCGACGCCAGCTCGTTGTGCGACAGCGTGTTGGCCGGCGGCTTGATGTACAGCACCTTGTTCTCCGCCCGGGGGTCGTCCGCCGCCAGCACCGTGTACGTGCCGATGTCCGCCTCGTCCACGAAGACGACCTTGGTCTCGCCGTCGCCGAGGATGACGACGCTGTCGGTCGGGGGCGCCGGGGAGAGCACCTGCCCGATGGTGGGGAGCGAGTACCCGGCGAAGTAGTTGGCCACCACGTAGGTGTAGGGGATGCCCTCGGCCTCGACGGCGCGGCGGATGCCCGCCTTGAGGGCGAAGATGGACTTGGCCGGCTCCACGGCGCCGGTGCGGTCCACGTCCAGCCCGAACTCCGACGGGAAGAACCTCTGCAGACAGAGCACCGCAATGTGTGAAGCAGCCGTGCATGGATGCAAATAACTGAGCTGCACAAGGTAGTACCTTCACGTTGCCGGCCTCCTTGATGGCGGCGATGAGCTTGGTCTGGTCGGCGATCTGCATCGAGCCCAGCGTGGAGATGACGACGTCGGCCGCCTTGACGGCGCTCACCAGGCTGCCGTGGTCGTAGAGGTCGCCCGTGAGGAGCGTGACGCCCGAGTCCTGGAAGGTCTTGAGCAGCTGCGCCTTGGCCGGGTCGGAGGGGGCGGCGTCCCGGACGAGCGCCAGGGTGGGGTGGCCGAGCCGCGCGCTGGCCGCGACGACGTGCCTGCCGATGTACCCCGTCGCGCCGATCACAAGGATCTTGCTCTTGCCATCGGACGCCATGATCTTCCCCGTACCTTGTTGGCAGGTGCAAGATCCAATCGCCTTGGCTGGCTTGCTCTCTCTTGCACTGCCACGACTTTAAATATGAATGCAATCCTTTGATGTTACGCCTTCAATAATGGTGGATCCATGATAGCCGCTCCATCTCCGGCGATCTTCTgtccctacacacacacacacacacacacacacacacacacacacacacacacacaaaaagctTACCACAGTGTCTGGATACGTGCGTGTATGTGGTTCACTTTTACGGTCAGGTCCATTGGAACGAATTGATGAGACGTGCACTTTCAGAGACAGGTTCATGGTGACTGACAGGACACACCGTTTGGTAAGGTGGGGCGTGCATCACATCCCTCACCATAAATCAACGGAACTTCTAGAAAATTGCTGATGTGGATTTATTATAACCGCATTATTATAAATGACACCGAAACAGAGATCCCATATCGTGCACTATATGGTGTTTTTATGCATTCTCTATAAGCGATATAAATCACTCAAACTTTCCCCGCAAAAAAGGAGGAAAAAGATGGAGTATAGATCACTCAAACTCTGTTGAGGCTCAGGGCTTGTTTACAGCGCCAGAAAATAAAAACACAAGTTATGTCACTCTAATAGGCTCCCGTAGCAAAAGAATGCCTGCATCTTGTTTGATTCGAACGGGATAAATGAGGTCTGAGCTCATATCTCATCGAAACGAATTGCCCCCTTTGACTCTCctgttttttctcttttcttttttgaacacagtacataCCACTCATACAATCGCACATACACTCTAAATGTATTATAAAAGTTCATGAAAAAATAAAACACTTCAAACATAATAAAATTACATCGAGAGGTTCCTAAATCACTGAACGACTACCGCAGTGTGCCACTGTGGCCACACTTACCAGAGCCGGCTTGACTTTGTCGATGACAGGTGAGAAATCTTCATGCGTGTCCCTAAGGACCAACGCCCTATAGCCACCGATGTCGTCGTTGAATCATTGAATAGATCTGAAAAATCTGACACCAAATCTCGTGACACAATGAGAAAGTCTAACCTCACCGCCCCAATGAGACGGAAAGAATCTACACCGGAGATCCGTCGAGAACGTCTGGACAAACTAAGGGAGAATCAATGCACGAAAGACAAATTCAAGGAGGAAGCGTCGCCACCACCCGAGCGCCGCACCTGTGAGGATTAAAAAACTCTAACCTAAACTAATAGCCGGAGCAGAGGCACCGAGATTCTCCTCCCCACCACCTGTTCGGAGCGGTAGTCAGAGGGAAGACGGATCCACGGTTCGTTGACGAAGCCTGATGGGAAGAGTTTGCCGTGTCGGCCAAGGTATAGGAAAGGAACGCTAGACCAGTTTCCTGCTTCTTATTACCCTCTTAGACTCTCTTGTTCTATCACTACATTCCGAAGTCTTTTATAATTCATACCCTGACAATGTTATATAACAATTTTTTCGAATCTTTCATTACCAACAAACCATGGTGCCTTCATCTACCTTCACCGCAAAAAAGAAGGTACCTTCATCTATAGAAACAAACCACGGTATGTTGTGCCTCCCATCAGTCCACCACCAACTCCCACTCGCTCAGTACTTCCCTCGAAATATCAGTTCACCACCAACCCCCGAAGCAACTGAAAGATATAGCTTCACAAAGAGGATCAGGAAGAGGTTCTAGAAAAAAAAACGGAAAATGGGAAGGTAGAAGAAAGTTCGGTGACGCATCACACATCAGGTTTCTGTTGTTGACATCAGGGCAGCTCAACCGCTTGGTTCCTAGTTTTTTTTATAGAAAACTTTTCATCTATTTTTTTCAATCATGGCGGTACAATGAacactaaaaaaaataaaaattacatccagatctgtagaccacctaacgacgactacaagcactgaaacgagccgaaggcgcgccgccatcatcgcccctccctcgccggagctgggcaaaatttgttgtagtagacagtcgggaagtcgtcgtgctaagacaccaTAGGACCAACGCGTCAGAACAACAACCGCCgacgatgaagagtagcgtagttCGAAAGGATAACCTGAaaacacacgaacatagacgaactaCGACCATATCCGAGCAAATTCAAAaaggatagatccgccggagacacaccttcacacgctcaccggcgatgctagacacaccaccgAGACGGGGCTAGGCGgtgagaaccttattccatcttccgAAAGCCGCCACTGtctcttcctgagcaggacacaaaccctaacaaaactcgaaggAACATCTGGAaatggagccctcccgccggcaagggccgggatccaccgtgccgccatggccctaatgccaccggagacgaggcgggcCGACGACAACGCCGACGGGAAGCAAAGAAACCCTAGGTTTTTCCTTAGGGGAGGAGGCGGCTACGTACTTCTCTAGTTTTTTTACCCTGTCTTGGATCCTAGTATTCATTATATAGTTAGATAAATACCACCCATGCCATTGATTTCTCTATTTCACACAAAAACTTTGCATCGAGATATATATACCACTCCTCAATGCAAAGTTCCTGGCAGTGGGACTTATGATATGAACCGAGATCCTGATCTTTTGATGAAAGGAGATAACTATGATTTTGTAGGACTTAGCCTCATGATCTGACTACCAATCATACAAAAAGGACCGTACATGACTAACATCCAcgtcaatcgctaaaccaattccACAGTGTTATTGATCGAACACAATAGACCTATCCGCGAAGGATTTTCTGCAGGcaaatcgaagaacaagcaagaaaattacaacataagcaATCTCAAATTATGAATATGTTATTTGATGATGAAATATTTAGTGTTCTGATAGAATGTCTTGATGGTCGCACTAGGCGATATGAGCGTAGACAAAATAAAAGATAGCatagctaaacttctctaaacaaaatCAAACCTAACCTAAGTGTAATTAGTTAGTTATTGAAGGAGGAAATTATATTTTTCACCCTCAAGTCTTAGACCACGTGGAAATGATAAATCGTCTTATATTCCTAGAGGAACTGCGAGATTATTTGTTAGAGGCTAGTCTTAGAGGCTAGTCTTATAACTAACTAATAACCGCATGAGGAACTGCGAGAttatttgttatactttgagataaaaTCGTCTGAAATATtccacttgagctagtcttagaggcgagactagaaaTCTTATTTTGCCGTTTTATCAtttcacacatgcatatgagtttttcactgaatcgcatattccaggatcatagaagTTATATCataaaatataaactcttaattatgaacttGAAATGTATATAATATAatatttattgcctctagggcatatttcaacatATCCAACATGCATCTTAAAGTACTAAGTAGTAAACCAAACTATTGCATTAAGTATGATGACATAAAGTACATGATATATTGTCTTCACCCTGTATACAAAGTACAACTACACAATCATATTTTTATCCCTAGTGAGAACAACATAATACATGCCTTTTCCATTTTCTGTCATTGTGGTAGGTTACTTGCAAGGTTGAACCCAACTATCATACACAACTCCCTCTTGGAGATGACTCACCAAACTTTGCCAAAGAAAAGACAAATAGATCGAAGAGCATATATGAATAAGAATTATGCAGCAAAGAAACCAAATTGATCTTAGAAGGAATCATGGATAAATCTAATCAtgaagtgacaattcatcacactgcGACAAATATACTAACAAACTACATCAGATGGATCATAATCGTGTAGGGTAACTCATGTGATCTTTGTATTGAGAAACACGGGAGAAAAttcatctagctactgctatggacccatAGTCCAAAGGAAACTACTCACGGGCAATCATAG
This DNA window, taken from Triticum aestivum cultivar Chinese Spring chromosome 1D, IWGSC CS RefSeq v2.1, whole genome shotgun sequence, encodes the following:
- the LOC123182113 gene encoding isoflavone reductase homolog IRL — protein: MASDGKSKILVIGATGYIGRHVVAASARLGHPTLALVRDAAPSDPAKAQLLKTFQDSGVTLLTGDLYDHGSLVSAVKAADVVISTLGSMQIADQTKLIAAIKEAGNVKRFFPSEFGLDVDRTGAVEPAKSIFALKAGIRRAVEAEGIPYTYVVANYFAGYSLPTIGQVLSPAPPTDSVVILGDGETKVVFVDEADIGTYTVLAADDPRAENKVLYIKPPANTLSHNELASLWEKKTGKTFQRVYVPEDAVLKQIQEAPIPMNIIFSIGHASYIKGDQTNIEIAPSFGVEASELYPDVKYTTVDDLLNRLL